The following coding sequences are from one Formosa haliotis window:
- a CDS encoding IS256 family transposase → MKPEDLLNEDFLKQFKNAPELTSFLEQLHKRGIEKLLEGELDAHLDYDKHKKSKAANLRNGYTKKKLKSVLGETEIQVPRDRDSSFNPLIVKKRESTTEGIENIIISLYAKGMSNSDIEEQIRELYDFNISTSTISRITDKITEDVIAWRNRPLEATYLIVWMDGIVFKVRENSKVINKTIYIAVGLRTDGKKEVLGLWLGKNESSAFWMSVLTDIKARGTQDILITATDNLNGFTDTIKTIFPKSTTQICVVHQIRNSCRYVVWKDKKEFTRDMKQIYTAPTKEAAKAALNDFKTKWDSKYSYAIKSWENNWDELTVFFDFPIEIRTIIYTTNLIENLNGKIRKYTKNKLSFPTDEAVMKSVFLALRESTKKWTMPIRNWGVILNQFLAIFENRIKL, encoded by the coding sequence ATGAAACCAGAAGATTTATTAAACGAAGACTTTTTAAAACAATTCAAGAATGCACCAGAGCTAACATCCTTTTTAGAACAGTTGCACAAACGTGGTATTGAGAAGTTACTAGAAGGGGAACTAGATGCCCATTTAGACTACGATAAGCACAAAAAAAGCAAAGCAGCCAACCTTCGAAATGGTTACACTAAAAAGAAATTAAAATCCGTTTTAGGAGAAACAGAGATTCAAGTTCCTCGAGACCGTGATAGTTCGTTTAATCCTTTAATTGTAAAGAAAAGAGAAAGTACAACAGAAGGCATCGAAAATATTATTATATCGCTTTATGCCAAAGGCATGAGTAACAGTGATATTGAAGAACAAATACGTGAGCTGTACGATTTTAATATTTCTACATCCACTATTTCAAGGATTACAGATAAGATTACAGAAGATGTTATTGCTTGGCGGAACAGGCCTTTGGAGGCCACTTACCTAATTGTTTGGATGGATGGCATCGTATTTAAAGTTAGGGAAAACTCTAAAGTCATAAACAAGACTATTTATATTGCAGTAGGCCTGAGAACAGATGGCAAAAAGGAAGTCCTAGGATTATGGTTAGGTAAAAATGAATCTTCAGCCTTTTGGATGAGTGTTTTAACCGATATTAAAGCTCGAGGAACTCAAGATATACTTATCACAGCTACCGATAATTTAAATGGATTTACGGATACTATTAAAACTATTTTTCCGAAATCAACGACTCAAATTTGTGTTGTGCATCAAATAAGAAATTCGTGTCGTTACGTGGTCTGGAAGGACAAAAAGGAATTTACTCGTGACATGAAGCAAATCTATACTGCTCCTACAAAAGAAGCTGCAAAAGCTGCTTTAAATGACTTCAAAACTAAATGGGATTCTAAATATTCTTACGCCATTAAAAGTTGGGAAAATAATTGGGATGAGCTTACAGTATTCTTTGATTTTCCTATTGAAATAAGAACCATAATCTACACCACAAATCTTATAGAAAACCTAAATGGAAAGATACGGAAATACACAAAAAACAAACTCTCGTTTCCAACCGATGAAGCAGTTATGAAATCCGTGTTTTTAGCTTTGAGAGAAAGCACTAAAAAATGGACCATGCCAATCAGAAATTGGGGAGTGATACTAAATCAATTTTTAGCTATATTTGAAAACAGGATTAAGTTATAA
- a CDS encoding GNAT family N-acetyltransferase, with amino-acid sequence MNLVTETERLYLRHFIPEDAIHLFKMNADPDVIKYTGDTTFNTIKEAEIFLKNYSEYAKHNMGRWAVCLKDTDECIGWCGLKFHPEDNYVEVGYRFYKKYWGQGFATESTHAALDYGFNTLKLTTIYAHAHLHNVASEKVLLKCGLLPSNTGIYDGMPAKLYKIGNPLISIKIISAKDTYSVRQPVLRPGRPIEDCAFLNDDHPSTIHLGMYFKTDIVGVVTFMKNKNETFNSTRQFQLRGMAVLPQYRSLQYGQALVKTGESIVKQNNGTLIWLNAREVAVKFYKNNGYTISSQPFDIPKIGQHFMMYKLIED; translated from the coding sequence ATGAATCTAGTAACAGAAACCGAAAGATTATATTTAAGACACTTTATTCCTGAAGATGCCATTCATTTATTTAAAATGAATGCCGATCCTGACGTTATTAAATATACAGGTGATACCACTTTTAACACTATAAAAGAGGCTGAAATATTTTTAAAGAATTATAGCGAATACGCCAAACACAACATGGGGCGTTGGGCGGTTTGTTTAAAAGATACAGATGAATGTATAGGTTGGTGTGGACTTAAATTTCACCCCGAAGACAACTATGTTGAAGTAGGCTATAGATTCTATAAAAAATACTGGGGACAAGGATTCGCTACAGAAAGTACTCATGCGGCTTTAGACTATGGTTTTAACACGCTAAAACTAACAACTATTTACGCACATGCTCATCTACATAATGTAGCCTCAGAAAAGGTCCTATTAAAATGTGGTTTACTACCAAGTAATACTGGTATTTATGACGGCATGCCCGCAAAATTGTATAAAATAGGAAACCCGTTAATTAGTATCAAAATAATAAGTGCTAAAGACACCTATAGCGTGCGACAACCCGTATTACGTCCTGGACGCCCTATAGAAGATTGTGCCTTTTTAAACGACGATCACCCTTCTACGATCCATTTAGGTATGTATTTTAAAACAGATATAGTAGGGGTTGTTACTTTCATGAAAAATAAAAACGAAACCTTTAATTCTACCAGACAATTTCAGTTACGTGGTATGGCTGTTCTGCCGCAATATCGTAGCTTACAATACGGACAAGCATTAGTGAAAACTGGAGAATCTATAGTAAAGCAAAACAATGGGACTCTTATTTGGCTAAATGCAAGAGAAGTTGCCGTAAAATTTTATAAAAATAATGGATATACCATTTCGAGCCAACCTTTCGATATCCCCAAAATTGGACAACATTTTATGATGTACAAATTAATAGAAGATTAA
- the pepE gene encoding dipeptidase PepE — MKNMIIASTSTIYGSGYLEYILKDLQIHFKDVNTILFVPFARPGGMTHDAYTETARQAFSKINIDVVGLHTFKNAITAIEQAEAIFVGGGNTFVLVNELYKTNSLQALITAVKHGTPYLGTSAGSNICGLTMNTTNDMPIVYPPSFKTLGLVPFNINPHYLDPDTNSKHMGETRETRIKEFMCFNTQPVVGIREGSWLQVKGDSITLKGTLSARIFELNKTPYELASGSELNSLK; from the coding sequence ATGAAAAATATGATTATAGCAAGTACGTCTACTATTTATGGTAGTGGGTACTTAGAATATATATTAAAGGATTTACAAATACATTTTAAAGATGTAAACACAATTTTATTTGTACCTTTTGCTAGGCCCGGCGGGATGACTCATGATGCTTATACAGAAACTGCTCGCCAAGCGTTCTCTAAAATTAATATTGACGTTGTAGGACTCCACACCTTTAAAAACGCAATAACAGCTATAGAGCAAGCTGAAGCCATTTTTGTTGGTGGAGGCAATACTTTCGTCCTAGTAAACGAATTATATAAAACAAACAGCTTACAAGCCCTTATAACAGCGGTTAAGCATGGAACTCCTTATTTAGGTACAAGTGCAGGAAGTAATATTTGTGGCTTAACCATGAATACCACGAATGATATGCCTATTGTTTATCCGCCAAGTTTTAAAACCTTAGGATTGGTTCCGTTTAATATAAACCCGCATTATTTAGACCCCGATACAAACAGTAAACATATGGGAGAAACCCGAGAAACACGAATTAAGGAATTTATGTGTTTTAATACACAACCTGTAGTGGGCATAAGAGAAGGTAGTTGGTTACAAGTAAAAGGAGATTCTATTACTTTAAAAGGGACTTTAAGTGCACGAATTTTTGAACTTAACAAAACTCCTTATGAGTTAGCATCTGGTTCTGAACTAAATAGCCTAAAATAA
- a CDS encoding carboxypeptidase-like regulatory domain-containing protein, translated as MKKLLLILLMLTSAAALTAQNIKRVEVSGRIIVVNTEDVEGVTVYNTSTNVGTVTDSKGEFKIEAGILDEIEISALQFDPIKVKIDLEVIETKQLTVFLVEHINRLNEVVIFPYGLTGVLYKDLDKIQTFSPDVESINMAFGDITAYEFSDDYHSKVDNKIMRQGEFYNGVNLVTIANTFLKPLFKKKESKTSQIIDETEAGLGIRGIYSHSFITENFGIPGPRVDEFISHVDENIDPKLLEPGQEMQLIEYLSKESKVFLNQ; from the coding sequence ATGAAAAAATTATTACTTATTCTTCTTATGTTGACTTCGGCGGCAGCCTTAACAGCCCAAAATATTAAACGCGTAGAAGTTTCAGGGCGTATTATAGTTGTAAACACCGAAGATGTTGAAGGTGTGACGGTATACAACACATCTACAAACGTAGGTACAGTTACAGATAGTAAAGGAGAGTTTAAAATAGAAGCCGGAATATTAGATGAAATAGAAATTTCAGCACTGCAATTCGACCCTATAAAAGTAAAAATAGATTTAGAGGTAATAGAAACAAAACAACTTACAGTGTTTCTGGTAGAACATATAAATCGTTTAAATGAGGTTGTTATTTTTCCTTATGGATTAACAGGGGTGTTGTATAAAGATTTAGATAAAATACAGACTTTTAGTCCAGATGTAGAATCGATAAATATGGCTTTTGGAGATATTACAGCCTACGAATTCTCGGATGATTACCATTCTAAAGTAGATAATAAAATAATGAGACAGGGCGAATTTTATAATGGTGTTAATCTAGTAACAATCGCCAATACATTTTTAAAACCCTTGTTTAAAAAGAAGGAAAGTAAGACTAGTCAAATTATAGATGAAACTGAAGCTGGTTTGGGGATTAGAGGAATTTATTCGCATTCATTTATCACCGAAAATTTTGGAATTCCTGGACCGCGCGTTGACGAGTTTATAAGCCATGTAGATGAAAATATCGATCCTAAATTACTTGAGCCGGGACAAGAAATGCAATTAATAGAATATCTTTCTAAAGAAAGTAAAGTGTTTTTAAATCAATAA
- a CDS encoding carboxypeptidase-like regulatory domain-containing protein — MQFKIIILSVLFFLLNIIRIQAQTVNIQGNVTGVDDLENIHVINKTSQTYTITNAIGEFEISGKLNDTLVFSAIQYIGVEVLIDETVLINKTLTVNLQEHVNTLDEVIVGKILTGDLLLDVGNSTAEPEINFYDVGIPGYQGKRRTQPERRLHEAQTGGGFIPLNPILNGISGRTKMLKQHVAFERNDALVTKIKQRYAEHFFKEHPLDESKQMDFLYFCSDDPNFMKRCKGKNDIEIEMYLKEKYVQYLNNINGN; from the coding sequence TTGCAATTTAAAATCATTATTCTAAGTGTTTTATTCTTTTTGTTGAATATAATTAGAATACAAGCTCAAACCGTTAATATTCAAGGGAATGTTACTGGGGTTGACGACTTAGAAAATATACACGTTATTAATAAAACCTCTCAAACCTACACCATAACGAATGCTATTGGTGAGTTCGAGATTTCAGGAAAACTAAACGATACTTTGGTGTTTTCTGCCATTCAATATATTGGGGTAGAAGTACTCATAGATGAGACTGTTTTGATAAACAAAACACTAACTGTAAACTTACAAGAGCATGTAAATACTTTAGATGAAGTAATAGTTGGTAAAATCCTTACAGGAGATTTGCTTTTAGATGTCGGGAATTCTACGGCCGAACCCGAGATTAACTTTTACGATGTTGGTATTCCTGGCTATCAGGGGAAACGAAGAACACAACCCGAGCGCAGGTTGCATGAAGCACAAACAGGAGGTGGTTTTATTCCTTTAAACCCTATTTTAAATGGTATTTCCGGACGAACCAAAATGCTAAAACAACATGTAGCTTTCGAGCGAAACGATGCGCTTGTTACTAAAATAAAACAACGTTATGCAGAACATTTTTTTAAAGAACATCCTCTAGATGAGTCTAAACAGATGGATTTTTTATATTTCTGTTCAGACGATCCTAATTTTATGAAGCGTTGTAAGGGTAAAAACGATATCGAGATTGAAATGTATTTAAAAGAGAAGTACGTTCAGTATTTAAACAATATAAATGGCAATTAA
- a CDS encoding DUF6702 family protein, translated as MKALKYLLVLVLIPVFAFTVVHKYYVSITEVQYVKEEKSVQIISRIFIDDLENVLRQRYDKTLTLAGENESEKVDVYLAKYLKEKIHIKINGKPATLHVLGKTYDLDVAVCYIEIPNVENISEFEIKNQVLYDLFEEQQNVVRLDINDKKKSFILITQNNKGLLKFD; from the coding sequence ATGAAAGCGTTAAAATATCTTCTTGTATTAGTTTTAATACCTGTTTTCGCATTTACAGTGGTTCATAAATACTATGTAAGTATTACAGAAGTACAGTATGTTAAGGAAGAGAAATCTGTACAAATAATTTCACGTATTTTTATAGACGATTTAGAAAATGTGCTGCGTCAACGCTACGATAAAACGCTTACTCTAGCGGGAGAAAATGAATCTGAAAAGGTAGATGTTTATTTGGCCAAGTATTTAAAGGAAAAAATACATATCAAGATTAATGGAAAACCGGCCACGTTACATGTTTTAGGAAAAACCTACGATCTCGATGTGGCTGTATGTTATATAGAAATTCCAAACGTTGAAAATATTTCTGAATTCGAAATAAAAAATCAAGTCCTTTATGATCTTTTTGAGGAACAACAAAATGTGGTAAGACTAGATATTAACGATAAGAAAAAAAGTTTTATTCTTATAACACAAAATAATAAAGGGTTGTTAAAATTTGATTAA
- a CDS encoding M1 family metallopeptidase, with translation MKKLKYLFLSAVFISAGVMAQEQKQPERKPGHTNTNKFKQLYDEFSTPNMFRTASGAPGPAYYQQQADYKMDITLNDKDAKLSGNETITYTNNSPDVLTYLWVQLDQNVRAKDSKSPLIESSNVYAAQQPKGFVSSYMEDPFDGGFNIQEVKDIHGKDLPHMINRTMMRVELPQPLKSGEKFSFSIKWWYNINNHVEGRGRSGYEYFPEDGNRAYVIAQFYPRMAVYNDVEGWQNSQFWGRDEFALPFGNFEVNITVPADHILDGTGKLMNRKEVFSKDMMKRFEKAEKSFKEPVVIVTQEEAEAAEKQFSNKTKTWKLYAENVRDFGFATSRKFIWDMMAVKIGDKNVMAVSMYPKEGNPLWEQWSTKVVASTLKSYSRMTFDYPYHKAISVHAKNQGMEYPMICWNYGRPDKDGKYSDRTKFGMMSVIIHEVGHNFFPMIVNSDERQWTWMDEGLNTFTQYVAEQDFGKEYPSALSAGQTAYPSRRGPAANIVPYMGGDQDYIAPIMTKGLNTYQFGNNAYGKPATALNILRQTVMGPELFDYAYREYAQRWMFKHPTPEDFFRTMEDASAFDLDWFWRGWFYTTDYVDIGVKDVKKFFVSSEVNAETKAQAKRYGMSVNDLPAYVYMVEEGSEEFNESLKNGNPIDNSKTLNEYVMDNFTPDERKKLKNPKYFYDVTFEKPGGLVMPIIVEYKYADGTSKTETYPAQIWRLNDKEVSKSIASEKEIVGITVDPNLETADVDTSNNSWPRQTKPSEFDAFKAKSKN, from the coding sequence ATGAAAAAACTAAAGTATCTATTTTTATCGGCTGTATTTATATCGGCAGGCGTCATGGCTCAAGAGCAAAAGCAGCCCGAGCGCAAACCTGGGCACACTAACACAAATAAATTTAAGCAGTTATACGACGAGTTCTCTACACCAAATATGTTTAGAACGGCTTCGGGAGCTCCAGGTCCAGCCTATTATCAGCAACAAGCCGATTATAAAATGGATATTACGTTAAACGATAAAGATGCTAAGCTTTCTGGTAACGAAACCATTACCTATACTAATAATTCTCCAGATGTTCTAACGTACTTATGGGTGCAGTTAGATCAAAATGTAAGAGCCAAAGATTCTAAATCGCCATTAATAGAAAGTAGTAATGTTTATGCGGCGCAACAACCAAAAGGTTTTGTGTCTAGTTATATGGAAGACCCTTTTGATGGTGGATTTAACATACAAGAGGTAAAAGATATTCATGGTAAAGATTTACCGCACATGATTAATAGAACCATGATGCGTGTAGAATTACCACAACCGTTAAAGTCGGGAGAAAAATTTTCGTTTTCTATTAAATGGTGGTACAATATAAATAACCATGTGGAAGGTCGCGGACGTTCTGGTTACGAATACTTTCCAGAAGATGGAAATAGAGCATATGTAATTGCCCAATTCTACCCAAGAATGGCAGTTTATAATGATGTTGAAGGCTGGCAAAATTCGCAATTCTGGGGAAGAGATGAATTTGCTTTACCATTTGGAAATTTTGAAGTCAATATCACTGTTCCTGCAGACCATATTTTAGATGGTACAGGAAAGTTAATGAATAGAAAAGAGGTGTTCTCTAAAGATATGATGAAGCGTTTTGAAAAAGCTGAAAAATCTTTTAAAGAACCTGTTGTTATCGTAACACAAGAAGAAGCTGAAGCAGCAGAAAAACAGTTTAGTAATAAAACAAAAACCTGGAAACTGTACGCAGAAAATGTTCGTGATTTTGGTTTTGCAACCTCAAGAAAATTTATTTGGGATATGATGGCTGTTAAAATTGGCGATAAGAATGTCATGGCCGTATCTATGTATCCTAAAGAAGGAAATCCGTTATGGGAGCAATGGTCTACCAAAGTGGTGGCTAGCACTTTAAAATCGTATTCTAGAATGACATTCGATTATCCATATCATAAAGCCATTTCGGTACACGCTAAAAATCAAGGCATGGAATATCCAATGATTTGTTGGAATTACGGTCGACCAGATAAAGATGGAAAATATAGCGACAGAACAAAATTTGGGATGATGAGTGTTATTATTCACGAAGTAGGACACAACTTTTTTCCTATGATTGTAAATAGCGACGAGCGCCAATGGACTTGGATGGATGAAGGGTTAAATACCTTTACCCAATATGTAGCCGAACAAGATTTCGGGAAGGAATATCCTTCGGCCTTATCTGCAGGACAAACCGCTTACCCGTCACGAAGAGGACCAGCAGCAAATATTGTACCTTACATGGGCGGTGATCAAGATTATATCGCTCCAATTATGACCAAAGGTTTAAATACATATCAGTTTGGAAATAATGCTTATGGAAAACCTGCTACAGCCTTAAATATTTTAAGACAAACGGTAATGGGGCCAGAATTATTCGATTATGCTTATAGAGAATATGCACAACGTTGGATGTTTAAACACCCAACACCAGAAGATTTCTTTAGGACTATGGAAGACGCTTCAGCATTCGATTTAGATTGGTTCTGGAGAGGTTGGTTTTATACTACAGATTATGTAGATATAGGAGTTAAAGATGTGAAGAAATTCTTTGTGTCTTCAGAAGTTAACGCGGAAACTAAAGCACAAGCTAAACGTTACGGAATGTCTGTAAACGATTTACCAGCTTATGTGTATATGGTAGAAGAAGGTAGCGAAGAGTTTAATGAGTCTCTTAAAAACGGAAATCCTATAGACAACTCGAAAACATTAAACGAGTACGTTATGGATAATTTTACACCAGACGAGCGTAAAAAATTAAAAAACCCGAAATACTTTTACGATGTAACTTTCGAAAAACCAGGTGGTTTGGTAATGCCAATCATTGTAGAGTACAAATATGCCGATGGTACTTCGAAAACCGAAACATATCCTGCTCAAATTTGGAGATTAAACGATAAGGAAGTAAGTAAATCTATAGCTTCGGAAAAAGAGATTGTAGGAATAACAGTAGATCCTAATCTAGAAACTGCCGATGTAGATACATCAAACAATTCTTGGCCAAGACAAACTAAGCCAAGTGAATTTGATGCCTTTAAAGCAAAATCTAAAAATTAA
- a CDS encoding Sec-independent protein translocase subunit TatA/TatB, translating into MIQQPIFLFISGAEIMFVLFIVVMVFGADKVPEIARGLGKGIKEIKNATNDIKNEITKTADKSGIDTSSISNVTKDVKEELDKVKDDLKDFTGSVRRNM; encoded by the coding sequence GTGATACAGCAACCTATATTCTTATTTATTAGTGGCGCAGAAATAATGTTCGTATTATTTATTGTAGTCATGGTATTTGGTGCCGATAAGGTGCCCGAAATCGCACGTGGTTTAGGTAAAGGCATTAAGGAAATTAAAAATGCCACTAACGACATTAAAAACGAAATCACTAAAACGGCAGATAAAAGTGGTATAGATACCTCGTCTATTTCTAATGTTACAAAAGACGTAAAAGAAGAATTAGATAAAGTAAAAGACGATTTAAAAGATTTTACTGGTTCTGTACGCCGGAATATGTAG
- a CDS encoding n-acetylglutamate synthase, translating to MFYNNKKFRPIENSENGGTSSDTIFEYKQVGNILTSNYHGGQIVKGHLIGLVDANGVIDMRYHQVNTKGELMTGICKSVPELMTNGKIRLYEHWKWTSGDQTSGTSVLEEI from the coding sequence ATGTTTTATAACAATAAAAAATTTAGACCTATTGAGAATTCTGAAAACGGTGGAACTTCTAGCGATACTATTTTTGAATATAAGCAGGTGGGTAACATTTTAACGTCTAACTACCACGGTGGTCAAATAGTTAAAGGACATTTAATAGGTTTAGTAGATGCCAATGGCGTTATAGACATGCGGTATCACCAAGTAAATACAAAGGGTGAATTAATGACTGGAATATGTAAATCTGTGCCAGAACTTATGACTAATGGGAAAATACGCCTTTATGAGCATTGGAAATGGACTTCGGGAGACCAGACTTCGGGAACTTCTGTGTTAGAAGAAATCTAG
- a CDS encoding O-methyltransferase: MHFIPEELDNYVVQHTEDEPQLLQQLTRETYQKILQPRMLSGHYQGRILSMISKMIRPKNILEIGTYTGYSALCLAEGLQESGALHTIDVNEELFDFQRKYFDASEYGDQIHQHLGPALEIIPELDVTFDLVFIDADKENYPNYFHLILEKLNPGGIILSDNVLWSGKVIEPLNPKDTSTKAVLEYNTLLKEDSRIETVLLSVRDGLTISRKK, from the coding sequence ATGCATTTTATTCCGGAAGAACTTGATAATTATGTGGTACAACACACCGAAGATGAACCACAATTGTTGCAGCAATTAACGCGAGAAACATATCAGAAAATATTGCAGCCACGCATGTTAAGCGGACATTACCAAGGGCGAATTTTAAGTATGATCTCGAAAATGATACGTCCAAAAAACATTCTAGAAATAGGAACGTATACGGGATATTCTGCTTTATGTTTGGCAGAAGGACTTCAGGAATCGGGTGCGCTACATACGATTGATGTGAATGAAGAATTATTCGATTTCCAGCGGAAATATTTTGATGCTTCGGAATATGGTGATCAGATTCATCAGCATTTAGGTCCTGCTTTAGAAATTATTCCAGAGCTTGATGTAACTTTCGATTTGGTTTTTATTGATGCCGATAAAGAGAATTACCCGAATTATTTTCACTTGATTTTGGAAAAACTAAATCCTGGAGGTATAATTTTATCTGATAATGTGCTTTGGAGCGGCAAAGTGATCGAGCCTTTAAATCCAAAAGATACTTCTACAAAGGCCGTTTTAGAATACAATACATTATTAAAGGAGGATTCTAGAATTGAAACCGTATTGCTTTCTGTGCGTGATGGATTAACCATAAGTAGAAAAAAATAA
- the msrA gene encoding peptide-methionine (S)-S-oxide reductase MsrA, protein MKSIKLTLLTLITMFAFSCKHEAQTNPKQDAIINAQPIEVRSTKHEARAYFASGCFWCVESIYESVYGVKEVISGYAGGHTKNPTYEASNTGKTGHAESVEVIYDPAKVTFSTLVDVYFGSQDPTQVNGQGPDHGSQYRSIIFYQNDEQKQIITQKKSELEKTLNKKVDAEVYPFLKFWKAEAYHQDYKKHHPNNGYIQNVSIPRLNAFKAKFPELLKENHK, encoded by the coding sequence ATGAAATCTATAAAACTCACCTTACTAACTTTAATTACAATGTTTGCCTTTAGTTGCAAGCACGAGGCACAGACAAATCCGAAACAAGATGCTATAATAAATGCACAACCTATAGAAGTACGTTCTACAAAGCATGAAGCACGCGCGTATTTTGCAAGTGGATGTTTTTGGTGTGTAGAATCTATTTATGAAAGCGTTTATGGCGTAAAGGAGGTTATTTCTGGATATGCTGGCGGACACACAAAAAATCCAACTTACGAAGCAAGTAATACTGGAAAAACAGGTCATGCCGAGTCTGTTGAAGTTATTTACGATCCTGCAAAAGTGACTTTTTCAACCTTAGTAGATGTGTACTTCGGCTCGCAAGACCCTACACAAGTTAATGGTCAGGGTCCGGATCACGGTTCGCAATACCGCTCTATTATTTTTTATCAGAACGATGAACAGAAACAAATTATAACACAGAAAAAATCGGAATTAGAGAAAACATTAAATAAAAAAGTTGATGCTGAAGTATATCCGTTTTTAAAATTCTGGAAAGCAGAGGCTTATCACCAAGATTATAAGAAACATCATCCAAATAATGGCTATATTCAAAATGTATCTATACCTAGACTTAACGCTTTCAAGGCGAAATTCCCTGAATTACTAAAGGAAAACCACAAATAA
- a CDS encoding acyl-CoA dehydrogenase — protein MDFNLTEEHIMIRDAARDFAQTELLPGVIERDNKQEFPKEQIKKMGELGFLGMMVDPKYGGSGLDSISYVLAMEEISKIDASASVVMSVNNSLVCWGLEQFGTEAQKEKYLTKLATGQAIGAFCLSEPEAGSDATSQKTTAIEHDDYYLLNGTKNWITNGNSADFYLVMAQTHIGKKHKGINAFIVEKSWEGFHVGPKEDKLGIRGSDTHSLQFNDVKIPKENRIGEDGFGFKFAMKTIAGGRIGIASQALGIASGAYELALKYSKERKTFGTEICNHQAIAFKLADMATQIEAARHLCMKAAWDKDNKNDYTYSGAMAKLFASQVAMDTTVEAVQIHGGNGFVKEYHVERLMRDAKITQIYEGTSEIQKIVISRRLIDA, from the coding sequence ATGGATTTCAACCTTACTGAAGAACACATCATGATTCGAGATGCTGCTCGCGATTTTGCTCAAACTGAATTGTTACCTGGCGTAATAGAACGCGATAATAAACAAGAATTCCCTAAAGAACAAATAAAAAAAATGGGAGAACTCGGTTTTTTAGGTATGATGGTAGACCCCAAATATGGTGGGAGCGGATTAGATTCTATTTCGTATGTGCTTGCAATGGAGGAAATTTCAAAAATAGACGCCTCGGCTTCTGTAGTCATGTCGGTAAACAATTCGTTGGTATGTTGGGGATTAGAACAATTTGGTACAGAGGCCCAAAAAGAAAAATACCTTACCAAATTAGCTACAGGCCAAGCTATTGGCGCCTTTTGCTTAAGCGAACCAGAAGCTGGTAGCGATGCAACATCACAAAAAACCACTGCCATAGAACATGATGACTATTACCTTTTAAATGGGACAAAAAACTGGATTACTAACGGAAATTCTGCCGATTTTTATTTGGTTATGGCACAAACTCATATCGGTAAAAAACATAAAGGTATTAATGCTTTTATAGTTGAAAAAAGTTGGGAAGGATTTCACGTAGGGCCAAAAGAAGATAAATTAGGAATTCGTGGTAGCGACACCCACTCGTTACAATTTAACGATGTTAAAATACCAAAAGAAAATAGAATTGGTGAAGATGGTTTTGGATTTAAATTTGCCATGAAAACTATTGCTGGAGGACGTATCGGGATTGCATCACAGGCATTAGGAATCGCTTCTGGCGCATACGAATTGGCCTTAAAATATTCTAAAGAGCGTAAAACATTTGGCACAGAAATATGTAACCATCAGGCTATAGCATTTAAATTGGCAGATATGGCTACTCAAATTGAAGCGGCTCGCCATTTATGTATGAAAGCGGCTTGGGATAAGGACAATAAAAATGATTATACCTACTCTGGAGCCATGGCCAAACTTTTCGCTTCTCAAGTGGCGATGGACACAACTGTAGAAGCCGTGCAAATACATGGTGGTAATGGTTTTGTAAAGGAATATCACGTAGAACGTTTAATGCGTGATGCTAAAATTACTCAAATTTATGAAGGTACTTCCGAGATACAAAAGATTGTAATTTCACGACGCCTTATTGATGCATAA